TCTCACGACGATTTTACAATTACAGTTGTGGCCACAGCTTCAGAGGTGAACTCAACCAGCGAGGCGGATTCTCAAGCAACGATCGATGTTGTCGTTCATGAAAACAAACCTACAGTGACGCAATCTGACGTTAATGTTGTCGATGAAGACCACAGTGCGATTGGTAATGTGCTGACGGATATAGACGGTAGAGACAGCGACGAAGATAACATCCTTTCTGTTGAACACTTCTCTATCAACAATGTCTCTTACCCAGCTGGCGGTAGCGTGACTTTGTCTGAAGGCACGTTTGTCATGCAGGCTAATGGTGCTTATGAATTTACACCAAACGCAAACTGGTCTGGTCAGCTTCCAGTTATCACTTACACGACGAATACGGGTGCCTCAGATACGCTATCCATTCAAGTCGTGCCAGTAGCCGATGCACCTCAGGTCTCTATGATTATAGGTGAAATGGAAGTGGTGAACGTGGCGACGGAGCAAACAGATGACGGCCGCTATGAGACATCTCAAGATAAAACAATCCCAGTCAGTGTTTCTGTTGAACTCACTGATATTGATAGTAGTGAGTCTTTAGGATCGCAAATTGTGGTCACAGGTATTCCTGCCGGAGTCGAAGTGTATGTGAACGATAGCTTAATTGTCTCACAACCTAATGGCTCTTATCTAATCACACTAGATGGTGATGGCGACGCGTCCTTCGATATCAAAGTACCTCACGATTACAGTGGTAGCTTAGAGTTCCCGATTCAGGTTCAAGGGTCTTCCGTCGAAACCGCCAACCAAGATACAGCGCATAGTACAGCGGAAGAGACACTTTCTTTCCGTAGCTATGTGCTTGAATCAGGCTCCCATGGTGATGACACTATTGTTGGCAACGGGGATCATGAGCTCATTGTCGGTGATGTACAGGGTATCCAGATTATTGCGGGTCAGGACTATAACATCGCATTTGTTCTAGATACTTCAGGTAGTATGGGTGGAAGAGTTGGTACGGCGAAAACAGAAATTATCGAGGTTTTCGATCAGTTACTCAGCACTGCTAACTCAGGCGATAATGCCGGGACAGTCAATATCCTCTTGACTGAGTTCGCTACTAACTCAGGTGTCACGATATCGGTGGACCTAAGCTCTCCAACCGCACGCGCCGATTTTGTATCCCAGATCAGTAATATCGAAAACAATGGTAGTGGTCTTACAAACTACGAAACCAGCTTCGACGCAGCTGTTGAATGGTTTGATAGCAATACTAACGACCAAGCTGAAAACATTACTTACTTCATTACCGATGGTTATCCTAACATTAGCAATCACCTTAATGTGACTTCTGACGATTTTGATCAGCTTGTGCTGGATTATGATACATCAACGAAGGATGTTGTGACCTTAGACGATATTCTTCCTGACAATTATTCTGTGGGAACTGCAGTCTCTTACAAAGGCGAAGAAATTGTCTCCAGTTCTGGTGCTGTTAAATCTCCACTGACAGGAGCAACGCTTGGTAACTTAAGCTATTCAGGTGGATTGCGATACACCGATGGTAGCAATGCATCTGTGCAAGCTCGTCATATGTATCAGGTATTGGCACTAATCTCAGCAGTGGAAGCAGTGGGTATTGGTAATGGAATTAATGAAGCCACCTTATCGCAATATGATTCTGATGGTGTCGTTGTTCCTAACATCAACGTAGATAAGCTAGCTGAAACAATCCTTGGCCAAGAAGTGACCTTAGAGCAAGGTGAAGACAATATCGAAGGTGGGCAGGGCAATGATATTCTATTTGGCGACCTCATTGATTTCGATAACATCGACGGCCAAGGTATTGCAGCATTACAGAAATACGTTGCATCAGAGACCAGCAGTCCATTAGCTGACGTATCAGCAGAAGATGTTCACAGTTATGTTCGTCAGAGCCACAGTGATTTTGATGTTTCCCGTGACGGTGATCAGGACGACACTCTTTCTGGTGGAGCAGGAGATGACATTCTGTTCGGTCAAGGGGGGGATGATACTCTGGACGGCGGTGCAGGCAATGACATCCTGTTGGGTGGAGCGGGTGATGATACGCTCATCGGTGGCTTAGGTAGTGATATTCTATCTGGCGGCGATGGAGAAGATGAATTCGTCTGGCATTATGGTGACCTAGATGGCAGTACTGACGTAATTACGGATTTCCATGTATCAGAAGATAAGATCGATATTTCTGACCTGTTGGGACAAGATGAAACCATGGAAGAGTTGCTCTCTGATGTCTCTGCCAATGTTGTTGATAGTAACGGCATTGAACTCACCATTCAGAGAGACAACGGACAAACCACTCAGTCGATTAAGCTGGATAACGTCGTCGATCAACTGAACGGCATTGATACCAGTCATGGCAGTATCACGGGCAACGACTTGACCAATTTACTGAATGAAATTATCAAATCACACGATTAAAAAAGGGCCGTAAGGCCCTTTTCTATTAATGAATTTGTCTGCTTAGATAACTTTACAAGCAAACCCTTTAAGGTAAAAACCTTCCGGGTAAGCGGTATCAGTAGGATGATCTGCAGCTTGTTCAAATCGCTCGACGAACTTGACTTGTCTACCCGCATCGACCGCAGCATCCGCGATGATTTTCTGGAATAGAACTTGGTCCATAAGGCCTGAGCATGAATACGTCAGCAGCGTTCCACCAGGCTTTAGAATCTGCATTGCCAGCATGTTGATGTCTTTGTAGCCGCGACATGCACCATTGAGCTGAGCTTTGCTTTCTGCAAACTTTGGCGGATCCATGATGACAACATCAAACTTGGTGCCCTGATCGCGATATTCACGTAGCAACTTAAACACGTCAGCATTGAGGAACACAGCGCGTTTTTTAGAGATATCGAACTCGTTAAGCTCAGCATTGAGCTTTGCAGTATCCAGTGCTGGCTGAGAGACATCAGCATTAATGACACGTTTTGCATCACCTTTAAGCGCATACAAGCCGAATCCACCGGTGTAGGAGAAGCAGTTAAGTACCTCTTTGCCTTTAACGTATTTCATGGCTTGTTGGCGGCTGTCACGTTGATCTAAGTAGAAACCTGTTTTATGTCCGCCAACGATGTCGACGCTGATTTTTACTCCATTCTCTTCAATGACAACAGACTTTGGTGGCTCATCACCGTGTAAAACACCTGTGCGTTCTTCTAAGCCTTCCTTCTTACGTACCGCTACGTCTGAACGTTCATAAATGTTGCACTGCGGGAATACTTTTAGGAGAGCGTTTATCAGTGATTGCTTCTGGAACTCTGCGCCTGCACTTAGGAGCTGGCAGACAAGGTAGTCTTGATATTTATCGATGGTAATACCAGGTAGACCATCTGATTCTGCTGCGATCAATCGATAACCAGTGAGACCGTCACGCTCAATCACATCTTGACGAAGCAGTAGTGCGTTTTGGATACGTTTAACAAAGAAATCTTCATTTATCTCAGTTTTCTCAAAGCTCCAAACACGGGCACGAATTTGAGAGTGGGGAGAGTAAGCGCCTTTTGCCAACCATTTGCCGTCATGAGTAAAAATGTCCACTGTTTCACCTAATGAAGGCTCTCCCTCCATTTTGCGAATACCGCGAGAGAAAATCCAAGGATGTCGACGTCTTAAGGATTTATCACGGCCTTTTTCAAGGTAAATAGCTGGAGTCATGTGTTTACTCAATTGATTGGTTTTGAAAGGTTGGCTATTTTCAGGGAAGTGGGAGTGAAAAGCAAATAAAAGAGCCGCCAACTGGCGGCTCTGTACATTATGCTTTAAGGCCTGTGAGTAGATTTTCCATGGAATCACTTTGTCCCCGAAGTTGTTCAATATTTCCATTGGTTGCGTTGATCATTTCGCAGACTTGGTTCGACTGAGTGCGAATTTCTTCCACACTCGCCGCGATGCTATCTGCAACAACACCCTGTTCTTCTGCGGCTGTGGCTATTTGTACACTTGCGTCAGATATGGATTGGTTTTTGTCTGCCAAGGATGCGATTTCTGTATTCACCTCTGACATCAATGTTTGGCCCTCGCTAGAGTTCACCACGGTGGTTTCCATCAGTTTTGTCAAAGACTGACTGTTGCGCTGTAAGGCTTCGATCATAGATTGAATCTCAACGGTAGATTGTTGAGTTCTTGCTGCTAATGCTCGTACTTCATCGGCAACAACGGCAAAACCTCTGCCTTGTTCTCCCGCTCGAGCAGCTTCGATGGCCGCGTTGAGTGCTAGTAGGTTCGTTTGCTCAGAGATACCGTTAATGGCAGTGACCACTTCGTCGATTTGGGCGGCATTAGCATCAAGTTCGGCAACCGCTTGTGAAGCTGACTGAACTTCGTTGGAAAGTTGGGAAATAGAGGCTAACGTGTGTCCAACTTTCTGCTGCCCTTGTTGAGCAACAGAACGCGCGTTTTCAGTTTGCGTGCTGGAGTCATGAGCTAGGTTTGCGACTTCACGAATGGTGGAAGCCATTTCTTCCGTGGCACTTGCCAGTGAATTCAGGTGTTCCTGTTGAGTTCCGGAAATTTCAGCACTGTGTTGGTTAGATTGATTAAGTTCTGAGCTTATTTGTTGCATTAACGCTACTGACTCTTGAATGGAGAGCACCAGCGATTGTTCACGCTCTGCGACTTTGTCTATGGTTATCGCGATTTCACTGAATTCATCGCGAACCTTGAAAAAGTTCATTCGACTCGTCAAATCACCATCTGCCAGAGTGCTGAGTGCCTTGTTCATTGTAAACATAGCTCCGCCAATAAAGGTCATGATGTAGTAGACCCCCAATGCAATAAGAGACAGTGTAACCAGAACAACGACGATATGGGTTGTAGAAAGAGCTGACCATAGATTGATGCTTGGCTTAGCAACGATGCTAAAAGCACCATTGTTTATATTGATAGCGCTAGGTCCATTACCAAGAGCGATGGTTTCAGAACTGGCTAATAAGCTAGCGACCTGACTTTGAGTGAGATTCCCTGCTTCTATTAGATTTTTTATCAAAACTAGTTCATCTTGATATAAGTGAGTTAGCATTTGATCTGCGGCATTATCGAAAACGAAGGTGAGAACGAGTAGTGCGATAACGGGAAGGAAAAATAGGAGGTAGAATTTTTCCTGTATCTTTAAATGAATGAGATATTTATCAATCCAGCGAAATGGTATTTCTTTCATAATGGCAACTTCCGATGAAACCCCGTAGTTCCTTATGGGGCGTAAAACATACCAAGCGAATATATCACGGACCTTGTCTTGAGGAATGAGTAATGAATCAAAAGTGCGAGAAGTTCACAGTGTCAGGTGTTGTGCAAGGAGTTGGTTTTCGTTATCACACCTCTCACTATGGCATGAAATTGGGTTTAACAGGCTATGCGAAGAACTTAAATAATGGAGATGTTGAAGTGGTGGTGTGTGGCAAT
This sequence is a window from Vibrio coralliilyticus. Protein-coding genes within it:
- the yccX gene encoding acylphosphatase, translating into MNQKCEKFTVSGVVQGVGFRYHTSHYGMKLGLTGYAKNLNNGDVEVVVCGNEEQIADMAKWLEDGPKTSHVDSVVSEPMSFKPFSGFKIL
- a CDS encoding methyl-accepting chemotaxis protein, which encodes MKEIPFRWIDKYLIHLKIQEKFYLLFFLPVIALLVLTFVFDNAADQMLTHLYQDELVLIKNLIEAGNLTQSQVASLLASSETIALGNGPSAININNGAFSIVAKPSINLWSALSTTHIVVVLVTLSLIALGVYYIMTFIGGAMFTMNKALSTLADGDLTSRMNFFKVRDEFSEIAITIDKVAEREQSLVLSIQESVALMQQISSELNQSNQHSAEISGTQQEHLNSLASATEEMASTIREVANLAHDSSTQTENARSVAQQGQQKVGHTLASISQLSNEVQSASQAVAELDANAAQIDEVVTAINGISEQTNLLALNAAIEAARAGEQGRGFAVVADEVRALAARTQQSTVEIQSMIEALQRNSQSLTKLMETTVVNSSEGQTLMSEVNTEIASLADKNQSISDASVQIATAAEEQGVVADSIAASVEEIRTQSNQVCEMINATNGNIEQLRGQSDSMENLLTGLKA
- a CDS encoding class I SAM-dependent methyltransferase, with amino-acid sequence MTPAIYLEKGRDKSLRRRHPWIFSRGIRKMEGEPSLGETVDIFTHDGKWLAKGAYSPHSQIRARVWSFEKTEINEDFFVKRIQNALLLRQDVIERDGLTGYRLIAAESDGLPGITIDKYQDYLVCQLLSAGAEFQKQSLINALLKVFPQCNIYERSDVAVRKKEGLEERTGVLHGDEPPKSVVIEENGVKISVDIVGGHKTGFYLDQRDSRQQAMKYVKGKEVLNCFSYTGGFGLYALKGDAKRVINADVSQPALDTAKLNAELNEFDISKKRAVFLNADVFKLLREYRDQGTKFDVVIMDPPKFAESKAQLNGACRGYKDINMLAMQILKPGGTLLTYSCSGLMDQVLFQKIIADAAVDAGRQVKFVERFEQAADHPTDTAYPEGFYLKGFACKVI